Part of the Uloborus diversus isolate 005 chromosome 2, Udiv.v.3.1, whole genome shotgun sequence genome, gtccctctttaaggtggggttcattaaattttaaccgTTCGTtacaaggcggaggaaataaatgacaagaggaacatacaatggggagaatgggacatcaagcttttttttttttttttttggaaagaacgtttatgaaaacagtgtgatatgtggcaaagggaaggGGGTtgtggtgaagtgtgaaactttgagACAAAGGGGagagaaatcaaaaattttgaaaagagcatttttcagttttcccctaaaccgtaaacaaatcacaaacacgattttttaaaaaattacactattattgcgacgtccagtgtttttgaatggacaattttgcagtgtagcaagtaggattcgttcatttgactgtttgaaatttaataattctaacggcagaggtcaaggcaacttactcaataatataaaacttattaaaagaagcattgttcatgcagaagttttacgtataatctgagttttgcaggatcatttcatttgggaagatttcgataattgttaaatcggcaggcgctcttcatctattggcgtcaaatgtttggcaccaattgcagcacgagaaatgtttttactttgcatacgaaaacaaagagtagggaaatgtatatttgcatacggttgccacaaaataggggctgtccacgaattaAGTCTCGCTTTAAGGTGGGGAAAAttaaatagtaacagtttgtgacaagggagagaaAAGACGTGACAAGAggagcatacaatggggagaacgtACAACAAGCATTTTTTCAATaggaacatttatgaaaaacagcgtgacatgtgacaaagggaagagggggtatagtgaagtgcaaaacattgtgacaaaggggggggggagaggctcgaaaatgttgaaaagtgtgacatcagttatgcgtTGCCCttaaccgtaaacaaatcacatagtcgacattttttttaaaattgtactattattacgacgcccattgtttttgaatggacagttatatgacGTTTTGTAAATAACATTGTTCACTcaaaagttttacgtataaattgaattttgatgcttcatttcatacgggaagatttcgaaaattggataattggtgatttttatccattggcgtcattttttttattttcaatgccagcgcgaaaaatgtttttcctttgcatacgtaaacaaagagtagggaaacatttatttgcatagggttagcacaaaggaacatgatatccaaaataagcttattcaagccagcaatttgtcgaccacaccaatttctcaatggggttgtttccttcgatcaaaagtactacttttagtcactgaaatagatagaataagggGGGGGAAAtgttgagccagaaaaaacttttattttctcaacagttgctttttaaaactttttttaatgtccgattttggaaataaggcatcgtctttatgacgttataagtgatgtactttggcgcgcgacTCCATTGCCGTGCTAAATATTTACGATTTGCTCTCAACCGCGTTTTTGGGTTATGATTATTGCGCTGTGCGCCAATGgcatcaatgagtggcattttatcgcttttgatgccaaaaagttaatttcaatcggcgcaccaattaaaatagttgttaaaaaatattaattttttccaaattatttaaaaaatggttaaaaccttagtttttaagcatcctctttcagtaaaaaatactttgaaaattttggaaacgaccccattaccgaaatatcccctttcatccatttattttgagattaacagataaaaagcaaaattggaataaattattactgtggtaTTGTGTGTTTTCAGATACGCAGTAAACacgagtaagagtagaaataaaaatgttggaaatagttaaattcatacaagttttctcaaatattcatttatgaatgtgGTCGAATtccgaccactgggcgaacactagtataTATAAATACAcatgtatatttattaatttatttttatattggcATAAAAACatgtgtgtaaaaaaataaatttttattttattattacatttcatttatttacattaaatttatgtcaagtttatacacggtatttatttattttttaaaataaaatatattattcacattgcaataaatatacttcgtaatgacttatctactccgtattatgttgaatttgtaattattggtcattcaaaagtacattgtgcagttactgctgattaccagtaaaagtgcatgaaaattactactgcgaagagcaggtaaacggcagtatctgctttaatttaaattttgattgcaaaatcaaaatgaaacagactGCCCAAAAAAATACGtcgatataaacatatagaatagcctaaaatcaaatttcaatattttattgatgtttgtgggaaatcaaaaacgcgtttcttgaaatatctcaaaaactcatttttgtagatactgccctttacctgcacagggcagtatagttatcaaaaggatcaccggaaatgttcttgaagcaacaattttgacgggaaagtttaaaggaaaaaCCGTCATATCTATTCGTGTAAGCAAAAGACagattaacaaaaatattgtgtTAGTTAGTACacatataattttcagttttaataatttaaaattatcaaaaccaTAGATAGAGATCAATATTATCTACTTCatttacaaaattcaatttttatagcttatcaatttattttgtatattttgtgagaagtcattgattaaaaactatagttaaagctTAAATAAAATGTACATACAAAAATTTGTATgttggttaatgcttaatttcaaccATTCCGGTACCTTACctaccactttcaagttattttgcacgcTTGTCCGAagtaagtacttactaaatttactaAACGTAAGTATGGTAAGTAATGcttttactatagaaaatttagttagtactaactaaattttataAGTTCTTACTTCGGCCACAAACTCGAATATTATCAATTCCCTGTGATTTAAAATTGACTGAACTTTTccagctttgttaaaaatattaatttaatcgtgtaaaaatattgagcaaaaagttatttccattctcagccacagcaacgcgtggctgggtcagctagtgaTAACAATATattctttgaacttttttttttggccttacTGATCTTGTGTGGCAGAATGAAACGATAATCGAAATTTGTCGATTGTGTCAAAATCTCAAGCATCAAAATGATCCCCACTACTTTACTTCATCTATCTACTTTAACTCACCAGGTCAACTACTTGTACtacaaatgattttcttttactaataataaagctgaaagtctctctgtccggaggatgtctggatgtctggatctctgtgacgcgcatagcgcctagaccattcggccgattttcatgaaatttggcacaaagttagtttgtagcatgggggtgtgcacctcgaagagatttttcgaaaattcgatgtggttctttttctattccaattttaagaacaaaaatatcatacgatggacgagtaaattacgaaattatcataacgtggaaccgtaacatgggcacaagccaattggcgagatacgaaattatcataacatggaaccgtaacatgggcacaagccaattggcgagatacgaaattatcataacatggaaccgtaacatgggtactagccaattggcgagaaaattcaccatacattatttgtaaatatacaggcgaaccaaaagacctttgaatttttctattacgggcaaagccgtgccggtaccactagtattgaataaaagcaaaaatattatgcAACAAATTTGAATAAGAGTACTACTCCAGAGTTATTGTTCATAATTTGTGCTTTATATCCTTTGTTTTTTTATTCCACTCGTTCTAACCATAACTCCAGCATTATTTTAATCTACTGAAAACTATAACATTTGATCCATTTCAGCTTTgactcgaaattttaaaagtcgaTTATGAAAATCATGCTGATTTTTCTACGTCATGATATTTCAACGAAGTTATTGGCTGCTGCGACGCAATCATTCGAGTTCTACTGGGTGACCTAAGGCCTTAATATGCACGAGTCGACGCATCAGCAATTTTGGAGCGcctgtttgagtggttgtcttttctggcaagttatcgcttttggtgatttttcactgcgagtaATTATTAGCGGCGCGTGTGAATtgtgtattaaataaaatattattttttttggcgaatttggcaaaacccgaaactttgctctggtcaccctagctccgcaacaatgaaaaatccgatccaaaatggctaaacttaagctgatgcgttgtCCTCATATTTAGCGGCTCTAGAGGATGATCCAAAAGTCAGtagacttttaaaaactttttattattgaaCTCTTTACAATAAAACGATGCAGATTGCACAAGAATGCTCAGAAACGAGGGGGAttttgtttatattaaaaaaaaaaaaaattgaattttgtcatcttgaattcaaattatgttttccgcaatcacgagtgtgtgtatatgtaagcgtgtgtgtttgtgtgtgggggtatgtgtgtgtgtgtaggcatgtgtgtttgtgtctgtgtgcaggcatgagtgtgtgggtagttgtgtgtaggtgtatgtgggggggtatgtgtatgtgtgtgtaggcatatgtgttcgtgtctgtgtgcaggcatgagtgtgtgggtagttgtgtgtatgtgagtgtgtaggtttgtgtatgtgtatgtgtgaaggagtgtgtatgtgagtgtgtaggtatgtgtatgtgtatgtgtgtaggtgtatgtatgtgtgtgtaggtgcgtgtatgtatgcgtgtaagtgtaggatattgacaaaACCTggtgacggttttcgctagaggtgcagcatcgtgaggacccggtcagCGGTGATGCTGCGGTGGGTGCTGttaggaaaaatcaaaggaacgtcaaaaacagtcaaatgaaagcaataagcaatcgtgattgctcaaaaaaaaaaattgaaactgtttTATATTAGTTACACTTTGGACTAAAAAGTGGTGTTAGTGTTTTGTGTACAAAACACTTATCATGTGTGAAAGAAGCAAATGAACTAAATGAATATTTTCTAGATTATAAGAATGTTATTTTGATGTTGCTTTGTAAAACGCCTTAGCTcaagcaattttcaaacatttaaaaaactaaatttaaatcgaattttgattaaattttatctttaacttCTGTGTTTAGGCATGATATCCTAGTGCGATAAGTCTTCAAAACTAAAGCttttacaaaaatgaagaatCCACCGTAATTTTCCTCAAGATCTCCAGATATCGTACCTTGCGAATTCTGCTTGAGGGGATATTTAAAGTCACGTGTGTATAGATATCAATCACTTCTTTGACTCAATAAGAAAACGGACTGCTGCAATGGTGCAAAATTTAAAGATAGACATTTTCAATGATCTCACCTGAAAATAGAAGCAGCCGTGAGATATCGACCATGTCTAGGATCGCAGGCCGCCATCATGTTCTTCGCGTCGAACATCTGCTGCGTCAGTTCGGGAACAGTGAGTGCGCGGTACTGCTGGCTTCCTCGAGAAGTGAGGGGTGCGAATCCGGTGATGAAGAAATGCAGACGCGGGAACGGCACCATGTTGACCGCCAGCTTCCTCAGATCCGCGTTCAGTTGTCCGGGAAATCTGAGGCATGTCGTGACTCCGGACATTGTGGCGGACACCAAATGGTTGAGATCGCCGTACGTGGGCGTCGTCAGTCGAAGGGTGCGGAAGCAGATGTCGTACAGAGCTTCGTTGTCGATGCAAAAGGTTTCGTCTGTGTTCTCCACCAACTGATGAACCGATAGAGTGGCATTATAAGGCTCCACTACAGTATCGGAGACCTAAAATTGAAATATAGATGAATTTACTGTACACACATTACCTTCCTTCTAAACTTGACCGTCAGTTGGGAGCATAAGAAATTGTATTGCCAGAAATTCGAACGTCAAAAgttagaaacttaaaaaaatctgaacaCATTCACACGTTAGTGTTTCCCTTTGTTCAGTACATAATgagagttaaaattatttaaaagatataACTAGATATTGTAGCATTATGTACATTGTACAACCACTTTATTTGATTAATTGACATACTATTTTCCTAAATAGTATTTTGTTGGCTATTTTTGCAAATCCGAATAATTCGAAAATTCGAGCCACCTATGGTCCCAATAAGCTCGGATTTTCGACgttctactgtattttcaaaatgatttcgAGGAAACATTATTGTGCATGAATGCTCTGGTGAGTTTATATCCGAAGTAATTACATAGAAGCTAAATATGGAGTAACGCTGGTTTTGTAAAACAGAAATACTGTCTaactacggattgtatggaattggcaaacgtccagttaagaagAGTCGATCTGAATAAGGGGGagtagtaaaaatttgatgcgcgtgttttgcttatttgaatgagactctgctaaATTTAAAGGCTAACATACCCCTataaaagctgacatccctgaaaactaatagatgcgttcgtttcggatgtttgcctttccatacaatacgtggtcagacagtacgtaCGTAcacatacatcaagctttaaagcatttttatttcgTACTATTATCAGATTACGCCACAATTTATGTCAATGAAAATCTTATACACTGCACACACAGCAATCATAAGCAAAGAAATTGCAATTATTTAGTGTGGCTCTGGTAACTTGATGCTTGACCTTGGAAGAGCTCATTTATGTTTGAGTAGAAAGGGGATAGATTGGCACAACACCAAACTTGATGAAGCAACGCAAACCGGTTTTCCTCACTCTTATTTCGACAGatcctttttctttcaaatggGGTTGGGTTAGAGGCCCCTCAATCCGCACAACAATTTCGACGTCCATTTTTCCCatcagatggaggcacctgagctctcttcgatgcggaACTGCACTAGGAACTTATTTTGCTAAGACTGCACAAAGCCAAAATACTCAAGAGATCTTTTGCATGCTCCTTAACCATACGACATGGACGTTgtcaattttctgcatcttgaaagcCCACTGACTGGTTCGAAGCAGCACCTTTGGGCGTGAGGGAACAAAACCTAACTTGTCTGTCTGCTGTTTTGAGAAATGGAATTATTTAAGCTGCAGCGGAAAGGTAGTCAATTGATCATAGCCATACTGCCACAGGCTGGAGCAACATTATTTCGTTACCTTAGGGGAGGGCACGATGCTGAACGTATTCATAATCCTGTCTGGGTACTCCTCTCTTATCTTGGAGATCATGAGCGTGCCCATTCCGGAACCGGTGCCCCCTCCTAGAGAATGAGTGAGCTGGAACCCTTGGAGGCAATCGCACCCTTCTGCTTCCTTACGCACCACGTCTAAAACTGAGTCCACTAATTCGGCTCCTTCGGTGTAATGTCCTTTGGCCCAGTTGTTTCCTGCCCCACTTTGACCTACAAGCAATTGAGAATCAGTGTTTTTACACtaacatttttcaaaagcatttatCTAATGTGAACCATAGCATCTAGAAAGTTAATCACAGGTTACAATTACGTGGTTGGCTGGAACAACgttgcatgttttaaaaatacaaattttataagagagcggtttttttttcctgagaaagcaattaaatttgaaaaaactaccaAGAAACTGTCTCGTCCTACGTTGCTGCGCTTTAGCAAACGTTTGCCTCGAAAGGATAAAGATAAacccaaattcattttttaacgaACCAACCAATATTATTTCACCGgataactgatttttaaaaaaatgcatccaATGTTGTTCTAACCGACCATTTATTTATGTTatgaaaaaaagagaggaaaaaaaaaagtggaaaattgaacacGCTTAAGACGAGTTGCTTAGACTCGCTAAGACGAAAACTAACATTTCCAATCCCCATTCTATTGCTTGTTGTTTCGGATAAGACGGACTACGTTACCGACGAATTGATTTTAAATGTGTAACGGAGTTCGTTTCAACGAGATTCGACTTTATacttccataaaaaatattataagattcACATTAGAGAGAATGTTtctgaaaatatgcaaatatgtTCCTGTCCTTCGTTTTGCACGATAcgaattttttattgcaaacatTTGAAATGTAACCAGAGTACTTTCTATTTTCAAACTTTCGATGATCTACATTTCGAAGCATTGTGGGTTACACATATCGTTTACGATTTAATATATTGTAGGTCTTAATAAAACTCAGCAAAGTTTTCGAGTTATTGATTGGTGATAGGAATTTTCCtacttttccaaaacttttacTCAGCAATTTTTCCCATCATATTCaggtgagcttttttttttctctctccacacaagttattttatttagaaACAAATCAGTAGTCTCCTTTAACTAGTTTTCACTTTTAATAAAACTGGAAATCACGTATTTCTTTTCTAGCGGGAAcataactaatttaaattttcgataatttttatgtatgaatTAAATATTCTGACTGCTGTTTTTAGTGCCAAATTTTAGCCTCAGTCCATTTattcaagttttctgaaaattttgcatatgaggcACAGTACCGACAAGAGAGGCTGTGTAAGCCTACTCGGAAACTAGGGGTCCGTCCCTTAAGGGGACCTAACTCAGAATCTGAGTAGAAAAAATTTGGCAAGTTTTACGGGGGTAGGGGGGAACCGGTGATCAAACCAACAAGGAGCCCGCCCCGGCTCTCGGCGGCCctaatgagacagtgagaagtaaagggatgtaaatac contains:
- the LOC129217799 gene encoding tubulin beta chain is translated as MREIVHIQAGQCGNQIGAKFWEVISDEHGIDPTGTYHGDSDLQLERINVYYNEATGGKYVPRAVLVDLEPGTMDSVRSGPFGQLFRPDNFVFGQSGAGNNWAKGHYTEGAELVDSVLDVVRKEAEGCDCLQGFQLTHSLGGGTGSGMGTLMISKIREEYPDRIMNTFSIVPSPKVSDTVVEPYNATLSVHQLVENTDETFCIDNEALYDICFRTLRLTTPTYGDLNHLVSATMSGVTTCLRFPGQLNADLRKLAVNMVPFPRLHFFITGFAPLTSRGSQQYRALTVPELTQQMFDAKNMMAACDPRHGRYLTAASIFRGRMSMKEVDEQMLNIQNKNSSYFVEWIPNNVKTAVCDIPPRGLKMSATFIGNNTAIQELFKRISEQFTAMFRRKAFLHWYTGEGMDEMEFTEAESNMNDLVSEYQQYQEATAEEEGEMEEEEEAS